One window from the genome of Molothrus ater isolate BHLD 08-10-18 breed brown headed cowbird chromosome 5, BPBGC_Mater_1.1, whole genome shotgun sequence encodes:
- the ST13 gene encoding hsc70-interacting protein encodes MDSRKLSELRAFVRLCKQNPGLLHTPELAFLREWVESMGGTIPPAPANASTQETSKGKAEEHPEEPVKPPEPESEESDLEIDNEGVIEPDNDDPQEMGDENVEVTEEMADQANEKKMEAINALGEGDLQKAVDLFTEAIKLNPCLAILYAKRASVFVKLQKPNAAIRDCDRAIKINPDSAQTYKWRGKAHRLLGHWEEAAHDLALACKLDYDEDASAMLKEVQPRAQKIAEHRRKYERKREEKEIKERMERVKKAREEHEKAQREEEARRQAGGAQFGGFPGGFPGGFPGAAGMPGMAGMPGLNEILSDPEVLAAMQDPEVMVAFQDVAQNPANMSKYQSNPKVMNLISKLSAKFGSKP; translated from the exons ATGGACTCGCGCAAGCTGAGTGAGCTGCGGGCCTTCGTCCGGCTGTGCAAGCAGAACCCCGGCCTGCTGCACACCCCGGAGCTCGCCTTCCTCCGCGAGTGGGTGGAGAG TATGGGAGGCACAATACCACCTGCTCCAGCCAATGCCTCCACGCAGGAGACAAGTAAG GGCAAAGCAGAGGAACACCCAGAGGAGCCCGTTAAACCACCTGAACCAGAAAGTGAAGAGAGCGACTTAG AAATTGATAATGAGGGAGTGATTGAACCAGACAATGATGACCCTCAAGAAATGGGAGATGAAAATGTGGAG gTAACTGAAGAGATGGCGGATCAAGCTAATGAAAAGAAGATGGAAGCAATAAATGCTCTCGGTGAAG GGGACCTTCAGAAGGCTGTTGACTTATTCACAGAAGCTATCAAGCTGAATCCTTGTTTGGCCATCTTGTATGCCAAGAGGGCAAG TGTTTTTGTGAAACTACAGAAGCCAAATGCTGCCATTAGAGATTGTGACAGAGCCATCAAGATTAATCCTGACTCGGCACAGACCTATAAATGGAGGGGGAAAGCACATAG ACTTCTTGGTCACTGGGAGGAGGCTGCTCATGATCTTGCATTAGCTTGTAAACTGGATTATGATGAAGATGCAAGTGCCATGCTGAAGGAGGTGCAGCCAAGG GCTCAGAAAATTGCAGAACACCGACGGAAGTATGAGCGGAAGcgtgaagaaaaggaaatcaagGAAAGAATGGAAAGAGTGAAGAAGGCACGGGAGGAGCATGAGAAAGCACAAAGG GAGGAAGAAGCAAGACgacaggcaggaggagctcagtTTGGTGGCTTCCCAGGTGGCTTtccag GTGgctttcctggggctgcaggcatgCCAGGAATGGCAGGTATGCCAGGTCTCAATGAGATCCTCAGTGATCCAGAAGTTCTTGCAGCCATGCAG GATCCAGAAGTTATGGTTGCATTCCAAGATGTTGCCCAGAATCCAGCAAATATGTCCAAGTACCAGAGCAATCCCAAGGTCATGAATCTCATCAGTAAATTGTCTGCCAAATTTGGCAGTAAACCATAA